In a genomic window of Chaetodon trifascialis isolate fChaTrf1 chromosome 8, fChaTrf1.hap1, whole genome shotgun sequence:
- the LOC139334886 gene encoding protein-glutamine gamma-glutamyltransferase 2-like, translated as MSQVLDIEHCDLDIKSNSSSHHTELYGEERLIVRRGQPFNVILHLKPGSRDFKQGETSFTLIVETGPLPRKESDTQVSFGLRESTVDTEWSASATNDPSGNTVSVSISSSPNAPIGLYSLTLDLEGQKTSLGQFILLFNAWCPRDAVYMRSESKRQEYVLAQHGLIYRGTHKRIKGTPWNFGQFDPTILNICLMILDENPKFVSDSDKDCSARRNPVYVTRVLSAMINSNDDRGVLVGEWGEFSGGVHPGQWIGSGDILRQWAESGPVCYGQCWVFAAVACTVSRALGIPCRVVTNFGSAHDTDANLMIENLYDEDGERISEGDSIWNFHVWVDSWMTRPDLGPEFDGWQTSDPTPQETSDGVFCCGPASLKAIKEGELTKKYDAPFIFAEVNADVVDLVQLSNGKIVKFGGSTKSVGCFISTKAVGSDERRDITHQYKYPEGSKEERQVYEKAQHHNKLQQQGEEPGLHLKIKLADNMIVGLDFEVHAVLTNNCMEAKTCSFLFFARAVRYNGKRGESCGFASDRVELQSGEKKSLSLRLEYDHYGSVITSDRLIQLSAVTVDKQTIEYHKTEKTIVLDEPDIEIKLVGEAIVNQAVTAELTLLNPLPEPLQDCSFTIEGVGLTEGKPITERIGAVGPKQEAKASIKFSPSSVGSNVLLVNFDSDKLKNIKSFINVVVKE; from the exons tCTTAGATATTGAGCACTGCGATCTTGACATTAAgagtaacagcagcagccatcatACAGAGCTGTATGGAGAGGAGCGTTTGATTGTCAGGAGGGGACAGCCCTTCAATGTCATTTTACATCTGAAACCTGGCAGCAGAGACTTCAAACAGGGCGAAACAAGCTTCACGCTCATTGTTGAAACTG gtCCATTACCCAGAAAAGAATCAGACACTCAGGTTTCCTTTGGTCTGCGTGAGTCCACAGTGGACACTGAGTGGAGCGCATCTGCCACCAATGATCCCTCTGGAAACACAGTGTCTGTATCTATCAGTTCCTCACCCAATGCCCCTATAGGGCTCTATTCTCTGACTCTGGACCTGGAGGGGCAGAAGACCAGTTTAGGGCAGTTCATCCTTCTTTTTAATGCTTGGTGCCCCA GAGATGCTGTTTACATGCGCAGTGAGTCAAAGAGGCAGGAGTACGTTTTAGCACAACATGGGCTGATCTACAGAGGAACACATAAAAGAATCAAAGGGACACCCTGGAACTTTGGACAG TTTGACCCAACAATACTGAACATCTGTCTGATGATCCTAGATGAGAACCCGAAATTTGTGTCTGATTCTGACAAGGACTGCTCTGCCAGGAGAAATCCCGTCTATGTGACCAGGGTTCTGAGTGCCATG ATCAACAGTAATGATGACAGGGGGGTGCTGGTGGGAGAGTGGGGAGAGTTTTCAGGTGGGGTCCATCCAGGACAGTGGATTGGCAGCGGGGACATTTTGCGCCAGTGGGCAGAAAGTGGCCCTGTCTGCTACGGCCAGTGTTGggtctttgctgctgttgcatgCACAG tgTCCCGTGCCCTGGGCATCCCATGTCGAGTGGTTACTAACTTTGGATCGGCTCACGATACTGATGCCAACCTGATGATTGAAAACCTGTATGACGAAGACGGTGAAAGGATTTCTGAAGGTGATTCGATATG GAACTTTCATGTCTGGGTGGACAGTTGGATGACTCGTCCTGATTTGGGCCCAGAGTTTGATGGGTGGCAAACCAGTGACCCAACTCCACAGGAGACAAGTGATG gtgttttctgttgtgggcCAGCCTCACTGAAGGCCATCAAGGAAGGAGAACTGACCAAGAAGTATGATGCTCCCTTTATCTTTGCTGAG GTTAACGCAGACGTTGTGGACTTGGTGCAGCTTTCAAATGGAAAGATTGTCAAGTTCGGTGGATCAACTAAGTCTGTTGGATGCTTCATCAGCACTAAAGCTGTGGGCTCAGATGAGAGACGTGACATCACGCACCAGTACAAGTATCCTGAAG GCTCAAAGGAGGAGAGGCAGGTGTATGAAAAGGCTCAACACcacaacaagctgcagcagcaaggaGAAGAGCCGGGGCTTCATCTCAAG ATCAAACTGGCTGATAACATGATCGTGGGCTTGGACTTTGAGGTGCACGCTGTACTCACTAACAACTGTATGGAAGCGAAGACCTGCTCCTTCCTGTTCTTCGCCAGAGCTGTCAGATACAATGGGAAACGAGGCGAGAGCTGTGGATTTGCTTCGGACAGAGTGGAGCTGCAATCTGGAGAAA AAAAGTCCCTGTCCCTCAGACTGGAGTATGACCATTATGGATCAGTGATCACCTCTGACAGGTTGATCCAGCTGTCAGCTGTAACTGTCGACAAGCAGACCATAGAGTACCATAAGACTGAGAAGACCATTGTGCTAGATGAGCCAGATATAGAGATCAAG CTGGTGGGAGAGGCCATAGTGAACCAGGCTGTGACTGCAGAGCTGACCCTGTTGAACCCTTTACCAGAGCCGCTGCAGGACTGCAGCTTCACCATAGAGGGGGTTGGCCTCACTGAAGGCAAGCCAATAACAGAGAG GATTGGAGCTGTGGGCCCCAAACAGGAAGCCAAGGCCAGCATTAAGTTCAGTCCCTCCAGTGTTGGCTCCAACGTACTGCTGGTGAACTTTGATAGCGACAAACTGAAGAACATCAAGAGCTTCATCAATGTTGTTGTGAAGGAATGA